One genomic segment of Melospiza georgiana isolate bMelGeo1 chromosome 21, bMelGeo1.pri, whole genome shotgun sequence includes these proteins:
- the PIRT gene encoding phosphoinositide-interacting protein, protein MEEPARSPDGSEQCPQGRELMASSTGSTLCMSSSRSESVWTSSTPRSRWDIYRKPLVVVAVGVAIFLFGVVITSLACFLEEHKKVYKMSGPAFLSLGLMLLVCGLVWIPIIRKKQKQRQKSQFLQSLKSFFFNR, encoded by the coding sequence atGGAGGAGCCCGCCAGGAGCCCGGATGGCAGcgagcagtgtccccagggcagggagctgatGGCCAGCAGCACGGGCAGCACGCTGTGCATGAGCTCCTCCCGCAGCGAGTCCGTGTGgaccagcagcacccccaggagcAGGTGGGACATTTACCGCAAGCCCCTGGTGGTGGTGGCCGTGGGAGTGGCCATCTTCCTCTTCGGGGTGGTCATCACCAGCCTGGCCTGCTTCCTCGAGGAGCACAAGAAGGTCTACAAGATGTCCGGCCCAGCCTTCCTGTCCCTGGGACTGATGCTCCTGGTGTGCGGCCTGGTGTGGATCCCCATCATCCgcaagaagcagaagcagaggcagAAGTCCCAGTTCCTGCAGAGCCTCAAGTCCTTCTTCTTCAACCGCTGA